Proteins co-encoded in one Actinobacillus succinogenes 130Z genomic window:
- a CDS encoding MazG nucleotide pyrophosphohydrolase domain-containing protein — translation MQIEQYQQWVRKFYQNQGWYERNPFMRMTYLAEEMGEVACAVRAIEIGRERPDETEASQQQKRENLIEELGDVMDNLFVLADKYGISMTEVIQRHQTKFEARYLQNTKKK, via the coding sequence ATGCAAATCGAACAATATCAACAATGGGTGCGAAAGTTTTATCAGAATCAGGGCTGGTATGAACGTAACCCCTTTATGCGAATGACTTATTTAGCAGAAGAAATGGGCGAAGTCGCCTGTGCGGTGAGGGCAATCGAAATCGGGCGCGAAAGGCCCGATGAAACCGAAGCCTCTCAACAGCAAAAGCGCGAGAACCTAATTGAGGAACTGGGCGATGTAATGGATAATTTATTTGTACTGGCCGATAAATACGGTATCTCAATGACGGAAGTTATTCAACGCCATCAAACAAAATTTGAAGCGCGCTATTTGCAAAATACTAAGAAAAAATAA
- a CDS encoding ABC transporter substrate-binding protein, with protein sequence MKFSAIAFSTLLAISGSALAAPVEITDVMDRKLTVELPAKRVVLAFNYQDYMAVGGEKALDNVVGFSKAVWSDWAPASWEEFTKAVPKLNELEDVGEVEVGTFSVEKVLALKPDYVLMAKWQFEALDSDLEPLEEAGIPVVIVDYLAQTVDKHVQSTEIIGKLTGQEEKAKQINEEYSALTKEIQDRVAKANLPKPKVYVEFGNKGPAEHSFTFGKSMWGAMVNLVGGDNIAKDAVEFYSPINPELVVAAKPDVVIISGRETELKKNPDAMVAGFNIDEAEARKRLAGFAKRPGWSELPAIKNNRLYGVYHANSRTVSDGASIQFIAKAIYPELFKDIDPTKTYVEFYKKYLPIVPKGAFYLEPESK encoded by the coding sequence ATGAAATTCAGCGCTATCGCATTTTCGACCCTACTTGCAATTTCAGGCTCGGCATTAGCTGCCCCAGTTGAAATTACCGATGTAATGGATCGTAAACTTACCGTCGAATTACCCGCAAAACGAGTGGTGTTAGCATTTAACTATCAAGACTATATGGCAGTCGGCGGTGAAAAAGCATTAGATAATGTGGTCGGCTTTTCTAAAGCGGTATGGTCGGATTGGGCTCCGGCAAGCTGGGAAGAGTTTACTAAAGCCGTGCCAAAATTAAATGAATTGGAAGATGTCGGTGAGGTTGAAGTCGGCACATTCTCCGTCGAAAAAGTATTAGCGTTAAAGCCGGATTATGTATTGATGGCAAAATGGCAGTTTGAAGCTTTAGATTCGGATTTGGAGCCGTTAGAAGAAGCGGGTATTCCGGTTGTTATTGTTGATTATCTTGCGCAAACGGTGGATAAACACGTTCAATCGACCGAGATTATCGGTAAATTAACCGGACAAGAAGAAAAAGCGAAACAAATTAACGAAGAATATTCTGCATTAACCAAAGAGATTCAAGACCGGGTAGCGAAAGCAAATCTGCCAAAACCGAAAGTCTATGTTGAATTCGGTAACAAAGGTCCGGCAGAGCATAGCTTTACTTTCGGTAAGAGTATGTGGGGGGCGATGGTTAATTTAGTCGGAGGTGATAATATCGCCAAAGATGCGGTGGAATTTTATAGCCCTATCAACCCTGAATTAGTGGTGGCAGCAAAACCTGATGTGGTTATTATCAGCGGTCGTGAAACAGAGTTGAAGAAAAATCCGGATGCAATGGTTGCAGGCTTTAATATTGATGAAGCAGAAGCCCGTAAACGCTTAGCCGGTTTTGCAAAACGTCCGGGTTGGTCTGAATTGCCGGCAATTAAAAATAACAGATTGTACGGTGTTTATCACGCAAACTCCCGTACGGTTTCCGACGGTGCATCAATTCAATTTATCGCAAAAGCGATTTACCCTGAATTATTTAAAGATATTGACCCGACCAAAACCTACGTCGAATTCTATAAAAAATATCTTCCTATCGTACCTAAAGGTGCATTCTACTTAGAGCCAGAGAGTAAGTAA
- a CDS encoding FecCD family ABC transporter permease, which yields MQASTDNVQGTVEQIVQSQRLLERKRWLVVLTFLVISLVGMIFDIVTGPSMLPLDEVVWALFHIGEVEKTTNVIVYNLRLPMALMALVVGAALGVGGAEIQTLLNNPMASPYTLGLAAAAGLGASAVIAFGGFGLPSSISVPIGAFVMTMIASAVLFIFASMRRFNSAMLVLVGIALLFLFQSLLSLIQFIAAPEISQQILFWLFGSLTKATWENLAVTTVVTIVCTTLLAKDVWKLTALRLGEERALSLGINLQLLRLKTLIIVAIMTATAISFVGIIGFIGLVAPHVARMLLGEDQRFFLPGAMLVGAAFLSISSVLSKVIIPGALFPVGIITSFVGVPFFFWIVLSKRGG from the coding sequence ATGCAAGCTTCAACTGATAACGTTCAGGGAACAGTTGAACAGATCGTCCAAAGCCAACGTTTACTTGAACGTAAACGTTGGCTTGTCGTGCTTACTTTCCTTGTGATTAGTTTAGTCGGAATGATCTTTGATATTGTAACAGGCCCTTCAATGTTACCGCTTGATGAAGTGGTTTGGGCTTTATTTCATATCGGTGAAGTAGAAAAAACAACTAATGTGATTGTCTATAACCTGCGTTTACCGATGGCGTTAATGGCGTTAGTGGTGGGTGCCGCTCTGGGTGTAGGTGGGGCAGAAATCCAAACTTTGCTGAATAACCCGATGGCAAGCCCTTATACCTTAGGTTTAGCAGCAGCGGCAGGGCTTGGAGCCTCGGCGGTAATTGCTTTCGGCGGTTTTGGGCTTCCTTCTTCTATTTCCGTACCGATTGGGGCATTTGTAATGACAATGATTGCCTCGGCTGTGCTTTTTATTTTCGCTTCAATGCGGCGTTTTAATTCGGCAATGCTGGTGTTAGTCGGAATTGCATTACTTTTCTTATTTCAATCGTTGCTTTCACTGATTCAATTTATTGCCGCACCTGAAATTTCCCAACAGATTTTATTCTGGTTGTTTGGCAGTCTAACCAAAGCCACGTGGGAGAATTTAGCCGTTACAACGGTGGTTACTATTGTTTGTACCACCTTACTTGCAAAAGATGTGTGGAAATTGACCGCTTTACGCTTGGGGGAAGAACGAGCATTAAGCCTTGGTATTAACTTGCAGTTATTGCGTTTAAAAACCTTGATTATCGTGGCAATTATGACCGCCACCGCCATTAGCTTTGTCGGTATTATCGGTTTTATTGGATTAGTGGCACCGCATGTGGCTCGAATGTTATTAGGCGAAGATCAACGCTTTTTCTTACCCGGAGCAATGCTAGTCGGGGCTGCGTTTTTATCCATTTCATCGGTGTTATCGAAAGTGATTATTCCGGGGGCGTTATTCCCTGTCGGTATTATTACCTCTTTTGTCGGTGTGCCGTTTTTCTTCTGGATTGTGCTGAGCAAACGGGGCGGATAA
- a CDS encoding ABC transporter ATP-binding protein, with the protein MLKLENLQIKRGSLVIAEDLSFNLERGKIYTILGPNGAGKSSLIKTIFGEVPFTGNIQFNDKTLNKHHLLAWRKAIGYMPQDTQVEASLTALEVILLGRLDALNMHVSDELLTEAATIMAKLGIAHLAHKDIMRLSGGQRQMVMFAQVLLRSPQILMLDEPVSALDMHHQINLLEHVCEYTKQNQLITIMVLHDLSLAAQFSDDIILLGNGKLQGFGDAKQVLQADLISRLYNVETEILYDRTGQPVIRPLRKKKT; encoded by the coding sequence ATGTTAAAACTGGAAAATTTACAGATTAAACGTGGGAGTTTAGTGATTGCCGAAGATTTGTCGTTTAATTTAGAACGTGGCAAAATCTATACGATTTTAGGCCCAAACGGAGCAGGAAAATCTTCGCTGATTAAAACGATTTTTGGCGAAGTTCCCTTTACGGGGAATATCCAATTTAACGATAAAACATTAAATAAACACCATTTATTAGCTTGGCGAAAAGCGATTGGCTATATGCCGCAAGATACTCAAGTGGAAGCCTCTTTAACCGCATTGGAAGTGATTTTACTCGGCAGATTAGATGCCCTTAATATGCACGTGAGTGATGAACTTTTAACCGAAGCTGCAACCATTATGGCAAAATTGGGCATTGCTCATTTAGCTCATAAAGATATTATGCGGCTCAGCGGCGGGCAGCGGCAAATGGTAATGTTTGCACAAGTATTGCTACGAAGCCCGCAAATTTTAATGTTGGACGAACCGGTGAGTGCGTTGGATATGCACCACCAAATCAACCTGCTTGAACATGTTTGCGAGTACACAAAGCAAAATCAACTGATTACGATTATGGTACTACACGATTTAAGTTTAGCGGCACAATTTTCGGATGATATTATTTTGCTTGGTAACGGCAAACTACAAGGTTTTGGAGACGCAAAACAAGTTTTACAGGCAGATTTAATCAGCCGATTGTATAATGTCGAAACCGAAATTTTATACGATCGCACAGGGCAACCGGTGATTCGCCCGTTACGTAAAAAGAAAACCTGA
- a CDS encoding pseudoazurin — translation MKKLLLATLVAFSGVAMAAHHEIKMLDNNAEGGMVFEPGYLKAEVGDTVTFVPTHKGHWVQSRAIPEGAEKFLSKEDEEFTITLTHEGVYVYYCPPHRTMNMSGIIQAGKAVNREQAQKEVEKIEKRTKENKGRLFDYMDLVE, via the coding sequence ATGAAAAAATTATTATTGGCCACCCTTGTGGCTTTTTCGGGAGTTGCAATGGCTGCACATCACGAAATCAAAATGTTAGATAATAATGCCGAAGGCGGAATGGTCTTTGAGCCGGGTTACCTAAAAGCGGAAGTAGGCGATACCGTTACGTTCGTGCCGACTCACAAAGGGCATTGGGTACAAAGCCGAGCAATTCCGGAAGGGGCGGAGAAATTTTTATCTAAAGAAGATGAAGAATTTACTATCACGCTCACGCATGAAGGCGTATATGTTTACTATTGCCCGCCACACCGTACAATGAATATGAGCGGTATTATCCAAGCAGGTAAAGCGGTAAACCGTGAACAAGCTCAAAAAGAAGTCGAGAAAATCGAGAAACGCACCAAAGAAAATAAAGGACGTTTGTTCGATTATATGGATTTGGTTGAATAA